GTAGGAGGTGGGACGTTTCTCTGGGGTATCGGGACTTGACCCATCGGTGGGCCTTTGTCCGATAAAGAGCAGGCTTTGCCCGAGGGGGTCTTGCTCCATCTTGAAAAGCTCGTACTCCACGTGAGGGAGCCGGATGCCCAGCGGTAGGCAGCCGTTGGTGGCTGTGACATCCCGCTCAGTGCCCATGGACCAGGCCCCCGCACCCCCACAGCTGCTTGGCTCACAGAAGTTGAGCATGGCCGTGGTGACCTGGTCCATGGGGGTCACGTGGGCCCGTGTGACCTCAAACACCAGCTCGGTGCTGCCGCGGACCCTGGCGGATGGCATGCCCCTGGTGTAGCGGCCGGCGGCATACACGGTGAAGGTGGGCTGCCGGCAGGCTGGGTCTGAGAAGTGGTGGTAATACCCTTCCCAGGAGCGGCTGTGCCCGTGGAAAGTGAAGAGTCGGGTGAGGAACAGGACCGCTGGGCGCACCTCGCACCCGGAGCTGACCCACCAGCCGCCCAGGTGCAGGGGCAGGGTCAGAGGGGGCGGCAGCACGGGCGGGTGGTGCACATCGGAGCGGGCAATAAGGCCACAGGCTGGGCATGGCTGCACGTGGTGCTGgcaaaagacaaacagaaaaacgGTGGTTGTCCCACATGGAGAAGTTGGGGTGCAGCCTGGAAAGGAACCCCAGCTCTGTAGGGGTGTCAAGGCAGGGTGAGGTGCGAcctgtccctctctcctctctctcctcactCCCTGCCTTCAGTCAGGATGACCTGCTTGCTTCAGCCAGGACGACCTCCTTGATGGAGGTCAGCCCCTGTCTCCCCCGGGCCTTGGGTCTCCTGCTGTCTCTTCCACCTGGAATTCCCCGCCAGCTCCTTCTTACCTCTTAGGTCTCAGCTGGGCACCAGAGAGAGCTTTCCCAAATGCCCCATGTAAGGTGGGCCTCAGGGCTGTCATGCCACCCTCTTTTATCTTCCTCATTCCACCCCCTGAGACTCTTCTCTCTACCCCTCACCCCTCATCCCTCATCAAACTGGAATGCATCATGCCTTACAGTCCTAAAAAGCCCCAGAAAGCTGGGACGGTCTCTGTGGCTACCCCATCCCCACCGCACGGGGCTTGGCTCACAGCAAGCACATATTTGTTGCACGaataaatgagaaatgaatgGAAGCATAGGTGGCCTTCGTCTTGGGGCCTGAGAGCAGCTGTCCTTGCTCGTGCCCAGTCTGCTTGGTCCTGGAATTTGACCGTGAAAGTTGATCTTTTTCTAGCTCACTCTTCTAGGTGTTTCCGAAGTGCTGGGAACTATGCTAAGTACTTCCTGGGCAACTGGTACATGTTATAGCTGAGGGAGCTGAGACCCAGAGGGCCGGCTGGGCTGCCCAGGTTGTCCAGCCTGGAAGTGGCAGAGACCAGCTGAAATGTAGCCTGGCGTACACCCGGCTGTCTGAGCTCCCACTCTCCTGTGCTCATAGCAGGTTACATCTTCCCTACAGGTAGAGAATAGAGGATTTTTGTCTTTAGAAATCTCACAGTGGAAGGTGCGCATCATTTGCTCTACCTACCCCATGGAAAGTGAATATGGCAACAAGGATCAAAAGCCATCAAAATATGTctgagccgggtgcagtggctcacacctgtaatcccagctctttgggaggctgaggtgggcagatcacttgaggtcaggagttcaagaccagcctggccaacacggtgaaaattcatctctactagaaatacaaaaattagccaggtgtggtggcacatgcctgtaatcccagctactcaggaggctgaggtaggagaattgcttgaacctgggaggtggaagttgtagtgagctgagatcacaccattgtactccagcctgggggacagagtgagacaccatctcaaaaaaaaaaaaaaaaaaaaaataggccaggtgcagtggcttatgcctgtaatcccagcactttgggaggccaaggcggatagatcacgaggtcaggagatcaggaccatcctggccaacatggtgaaatgccatctctacaaaaaatacaaaaattagccaggtgtggtggtgcatgcctgtgatcctagttattcaggagactgatgtaggacaattgcttgaatccaggaggcagaggctgcagtgagctgagattgcaccactgcactccagcctggatgacagagcaagactccatcctacaaaaaaaaaaaaaaaaaaaaattatgtatttggaAGCCCATTGCTTAAGTCTGTGCGAAGGAGATAGTTGAAATCTCGTAAAGAGCTGTGGCTCAAAGATGTTCATTCTCGTATTATTTGTTATAGGGAAAACCGGCCACACTTGGGTCttcaggtgccaccacaccctcaCTTGTCCCAGGCTATGAGTTGGTTTCCTCTATCTTTGCCCTTATTTACAGTTGTCTCTGCCTTACAAACTCTCGTGAGCTGGGTTTACCGTAAAACATGTTAACAGGAAACAGATGCTAAACCAGATTGCGTGGGAGTAGTCTGCATTTTGGAGTGAAAAAGCTCAGCAGAcactaaaaaggaatgagatacagatttcttcttccttctttctccttcttctccttctcctattttatttctaaaaaagaagCTGCTGCCCAGACTGTAGGCCAAAGCACCGTTCTGGAAAGTAAATGGCCTTGGAACTTGTCAAAGCTGATGTGAGAACAAGCAAACATCTCCTGCTGTGGCCATTCCAGAAGGAAACTTAGAGTTGCAGTCCAGGTAGGACAGCCCCAGGAAGGGGGCATTTTGAGGGCCCAGCTGGGAAATTAGCtccaatatattttttcttgcaaAAATCCCAAAAGATTTCCACATAGCACTGCTGAGTGAGTTTCATGCCAGACAAGTGGCACTTAGAAGTTCtggtttagaaagaaaatattggatGATtgagaacagttttttttttggggggggggggcgtCACATTTTATAagctgttttttttatttctataatgaaCCTTAAGTTTCCTTGATTTATATAATATCGGAGACCATATTGGCTTTGCTTATGGGGATTTGGGCCCAGAGAGCTTGATGGTTCTCTGAAATGCTAGCAAATGGCTGCAAAAATGTTTGTGATGGGAGCAAGAAAGCTTGATAGTTAGCTGGAGTGTTGGTGATTGGGATGCCGGCTGATAAGAGTCGACTCTAATTTTGGCATTTTAACCCACATTCTGACTTGTCACACTAATATATATTGAGAAGACATAATGCATTACAGCAACATAATCCCAGAGCTGTCCTTACCCACCACAAAAGACAAACAAGAGATATTCTCTGCAGATAGGACATTTAAGGATGCTAGTTGGTAATCTGGGGTGAGCAGTTTTCTGCAGAGCAGAAACAAATTGAGAACCACCAAACTTTTAAGGTGAAAGAGGGATGagaaaaagcattttcttctATGGTGCTTTTGAAGCTGGTGAAACAAGGTTCGCGGCTCCATGGGAAATCTTTCGGGCATCTTTCTGCAGAGGTCTGAAGTCTCATGCGTTAATAAACAAGGCCCCCAGCCGGCAGAATTCGCACTTGTAGAGAAACCAAACTCTTACTCGTTTAAGCCTGTTACATAAAGTTATTTCTCAAACAGCACAAAACAGTTTCTAATTAACCCCCAGAGGTGACACCAGGCTCAGATAATTTTGGTCCAGTGTTGGCTGATTGATTAGGATTCTATATCCAGGCAATGAATTTGGGGATCAAATTGGTTTTAAATTAACTtctaaaaatgttaatgtttacCATCTGGTTTGGGTCGTGGGCAAGGCATGGGCCCCAGAGAGCTTAAGGCAACAACTGATTCGTTTCTTGGGGATTTCTCTGCAGCAATTCCTTCTTTGAAattatctgtcttttctttcttttttttttttttttccccaaggagAGGGGCCATTGGTGAGCAGACCTTTAATTTAATGTCTGTACATCTGGCACTGTTCATCTCTGCATACATTTCTATGTGTTTTGCTTCTCAATCACATTTCAGGCTGGATTGGCCACCCAGGTTGGCCGCGCAGCAGGGAGGGCAGGGACAGCCATGGCCCCAGAGTCCTGCCTGGGGATGCACAAAATTGCGAGCCCCCACAGCCCCCGGGGATCTGTCCTCTCTGCATTCAGAGCAGTTTCCCCTCCTAATGAGGTGGTGGCGGCCTGTAATCAGCTCTCCGCTAGCACCTTCTCTGAACTAAGTAGGATTAACGCCAGAGCAGCCTAGAACATTGGTTGCCAAAAAGGGAATAATTTTGAGGTCATAAAAAGAAATCTGAGGCTAATTTTCTGATTATGAGAACTTCGTGTCATGCTCCTCCTCTGCTACCCAGATCCTCAGtttggaggagggggtgggggaaggggaggaaggcaGGCTTCTGGTCTGTCTCATCCACAGTGCTCCCGCGTTGGGGCAGTGACGAGTGGGTACTACCAGGGGTTAGAAGTTGCCTCATCTGGTTTAGTTCCTTGAGTATCTAGTACCAGTAGGCAACAAATACATGCTGAATGATGTGAAGGTGGCCTAAGAGCTCCAAGAGGACTTCATGGGGATGCTgaacacatccatccatccacacccattcatccatcctccCTCCATCTGCTCGTTTGTGCACTCAAGAAATACGCATTGGGTGCCTTGTACAGAAGTTTTTCACCTCGAATGCTAACCTCAACTTCATTTTCACTAACCTTTCACtaataaaagttaacatttcttCTCATTGTAAATGGAGGCAACGAGCCCCAGTAGCGTCAGCAGAACCTCTGACTTTGTATGACACTAACACCGCTGCAGGTACTGGAAACATGGTTTGCAGTCATCCCTGCTTTGAAATGAGGGCAAATGAAGATTTCACATTTATCGTTTCTCTATATCACAaactaatgttttaaaacttgggTAACTGTTTTAATAGAACTGGTTTTCATTTAAATCCCACGTATTTTCtcttatgctttttttaaaaacaggttttCTGAGGTGGGGGGGGTGGTCCTTAGGCTTCACCAGCCACCAGAGGGGTCTCTGACACTGGGAAGGTCCTAGGTCCACACCCTTGTAGGAGCCAGGCTGTGAGCTATGTGCCAGGAGCCATTACACAGTAAAGTTATGTTTCTTTCTGCCTGTTTGCTCAcctggcaaaacaaacaaacaaacaaacaaaaaaaactgtgttGGAGGACTGCTAGATCCTCCCCAAATTAGGATGGTATGCGTGCAATGGCTTCATCTAAAATCTAGGTTAGTCAGCTTAAATGAAATTCGTGTTGGAGTCAAGGGGGAACATGCTAAAGAGGGGGCAGTTTCCTTTAGCCTGCAGCCTCCCCACACCCCGGACAGCTTGCTGGAAATGCAGAACCCCGGGCTCCACCCAGACCTGACGGATCCCTTTCGACCCTCTCACAAGAAGCCCAGGCCACGAGGCTTCGCCGTCTGGTTTGGGAGTGGGCGAGGGCGGCGCCCCAGTGGCTGTGCGGCCAGGTCAGCGTGAGGCTCGCACTGAGATTTCGAGGGTGTGGCATCTGGGCTGGTGTGCGCGGCCCCAGCGGCGTCCTGGAGGAAAGCTGCCCTCTCCCTAATTCATCCATCCACATTTATTGGTCCTGATGGTCGGCCTGACCCGTGCTAGGTGCCCGCTGTGGCCCCACCCTTGTGAAGGACCTAGCGCCAGAGGGAGAGGCAATAAACAAGTCGCCAACAGACCTTCAGAGCGGGCTGAGAGCTGGCAAGGTCACCCGCGGGAAACGGGGAACAGTAGAATGGGGACTGGAGCGGATATTTCAGCCGAGAACTAAGGGAGGGGGACACCCACCcaagcctctgtgcccagcaggGGCAGAAATGAGATCCTGCAGTGCCCACGAggacaggggctggggaggaCCAGCTTGGGAAGGCCGACCAGAGGCCCGCCAGCCTTGTAAAGGCTGAAAAAAGATGTCTCCAGCAGCGTGAACAGGGTGCGCAAATGTCCTGAGGCACGCGGACCAGAGTGAGAAGGGGCAGTGATGAGAGCCGGGCAGCCAGAGCCCTGGGCAGGCCCAGATCTTGCAAAGCTGCGGGGCTGGGCTCCGAGCTCGCCTCCCCGAGACcacccccccaccacaccccaacacacacactcaccagtGCGCTCTGCAGCGGGCGCTGGTAGCCGGTGGGCCGGTAGTGCCGCCTCTCGGCCGGGTCGGTGTGGATGTCCCCCAGGTACAGCTCCTCCACCAGCCGGGGCGACGCCCGGGGCTGCGGCTGCAGGCGGCGCTGCACGCGGACCAGGCTGAGCTCGTGCATGGTGAGGCCCAGCGCCTCCAGGCAGTCCCCCTGAGCGCTGGCGCTCCGCAGCTCGTACAGCGCCCCAGGCAGCCAGGCCCGGGCCGGAGGCAGCCGCTGCGCGCAGTCCCGGCCGGCGCGGGTCTGGTTGAGGCGTCCGGTGACGTCGACCAGGGCCCGGCGGCTGTGGAAGACGATGCCCACCTTGTGCAGGTGGTAGTCGGCCTCGGTGGCTCCCCGGGTGACCCAGGAGGCCCGGCGCAGGCGGACTTTGCCCTTGACGAGCAGCGAGTAGGCAGGTTCCCCGCAGAAGGGGTCCTCGTAGTAGAACTGGTGGGCTCGAAAGAGCCGGGTGGGGTAGAAGGTGTAGGCGCGGGTCAGGAACTCCGGTCCTGGGCGCACCTCGCAGCTGCAGGGGTGGAAGGAgatgggctgggtgcagagggAACACCGCGCCGCGAGCCCCTCTCCCCTCTGGGCTGGGCTCCTTTCTACCCCCAGCTCCCCTCTTAGTCCTCAGCTCAGGCCTGGGCCACTCCAGCCTCAGTTCCCCTCACGGCTCGCGGTCAGCCACCCTTGGGGCTGGGGCTTTGCACTGGATGCCTCGTGGCCCCGACACAAGCCTTCTAGTTCATTCTCCTTTCCTTCAATCCGAATTGCCCTACTGGAGGCCCTTTTGCAACCATCTGGGGACCCACTGGCCTGGGAGCTCCGGGATGCCCTGCCTGCTTCCTCCCACTCTGGACACTGGGCACCTGGCCCAGAGCCCGCCCCGCACCCTCCCCCGTCCTTGCTGAGTGaatggagggaggggagagtaGTGACCAGGAATGACGGTGGCCCGTCCTGTCTCCCCCTTCTCTAGGATCACTGCCCTGACCAGGTCTCATCCTTGCCTGTGACAGGGCTTGAAGATATAAACCAGGAGtcggcaaactttttctgtaaagggctggataataaatatttttgtttttgtgggctGGGTGGTTTCTGCTGCAACTACTCAAAGATGCCATTGTAGAGCTAATGCAGCTATGGATGATATGTACATGGATGGGCGTGgttgtgtgccaataaaactttgtttacaaaaatgGGAAGTGGGCTGGACTTGGCCCCGGACTCCATTTGCTGGTGATGCAAACAGATCCAGGGGAAGGGGttggagggagaagaaagagaaatgactCCTAGACCAATGGTCAACTCGGGGATGGGGCAGAGGAGGCCTCTGGGACTTCCTACTGAGGGCTCAGGTGGGGTGGACGGTGGATGAAGTCAGGCAGGAAAAATAGCAGGCACCTTCCTCACGATTTTACTCTAACCAGGTACCCTCTTGTACtgctagtttctttcttttttttttttttgagacagaatttcactttgtcacctaggctggaatgcactggtgcaatctcggctcgctgcaacttctgcctcctgggttcaagcaattctcctgcctcagtctcccgagtagctgcaattacaggcatgtgccaccatgcctggccaatttttgtatttttagtagagatggagtttcgtcatgttggccaggctggttttgaactcctgacctcaatcaatctgcccatctcggcctcccaaagtgctgggattacaggcgtgatcccagcctattttcttgatatttttttgTACCAGGGCTGTTGGAGCAGAGGAAACATGTTATCACCCAGCAAGGAAataattcccttttcttttcttccatctttttgaTAATGTTGAGGGGAAATTCTCTGGTCAGAGCTAATGTGTCTTTAATGCCAACCTCCCTGTTCTCCCAGAGAGAGCAACTTAGAGCTTCGGGTTGGCAACAGATCTAGAGAGgatttatgttgttttgttttcatggaaTTTAATTTTACAGTTACCTTTAATTTATGACAAGTGGCTCTGGTCCCCATATCCAGGATAATATTacgttttctttaaaaataatcacattaCACTGTCAATGTATgccaattatatctcaataaagctgtaaaaataaacgaatatattttagtaaataaaagCAAGTTGGTTTACAGAAAATGATAAGTAAATACTAGTATAGGTACTTAAAAATAGGGAGGGGTGAGCCACACCCCTGAGGGTCTCAGACAAGGCCTGGAGAGGGGAGATTTGCCAGGAGGACACAGCAGGTCACACTGGACCTCTTGATGGTTCCCAGGCTCTGGGCCCTTTCCCACTCTTCTCCCAGGAAGCAGCAAGGTCAGTCTGGAGAGCATGGCAGGGAACTTTCAAGGAAGAAAGTTCTAGaagaaatttcttaaaagaatTGCTCCAGAATGTTACTGTCTTGGGGGCAGAAGCAGCCTACAACCAGCATCCCCCCTTCCTGTACCCCAGTTCTGTCTGGGTGACCCTGGTGAGTGGATGCCTGGATCCCCCCTGGACTGTGCCGTGGGCGTGGGGGCTGTGTGCAGCCTGGCTGAGCCTGCAAATGCATTCGAAGTGGCCTTGAAGGACTCACGTCCCCTTCCTCCACCCAAAGCGCTAGCAGATGTTTGGCAGTCGGGAGTTTCTCCCTGACCTCAGGAGGTACAGGAAGGACACGGAGAGGCCAGTCCTTGACTCCAGAATGGGACTGGCCTGGAGGGGATGTCGGGGGAAGGAGGAATATGCCGGGTGTGAAGGGGGCCACAGCCTCCCTTTTCCCCCATCCCTGCCCCAGGAGTGGGGACTCAGCTGGCTGCTGTAGGGTTTGTGCACCACAGATGAGGAGAGAATGCAAAGTCCATTGGCCGCAAAGCAGCGACTGAGCCTCTGAAATGTCGAGTGAGCCTGTCATGTTAGACAGAATTAGGTGGGTGCACCCAGGCTCTCCCTGGCCTGCCACTTCCCGCCCCAGGGCCTTTCACCAGCTGCCCCCTCTGCCTGGCTCTTCCCTGGCTCTCTAGATGGCTGATTCCTCTCCTTTTAGCTCTCAGCTGATGTCACCACCTCCAAGAAGCCTCCCCTGATCACTCTCTAAAGAACCCTCCAGGTCACTAGCTATCACAtctttggttttatttccttcattgaaGAGCTTAGTGCAGTCTCAAGTTTATATTATTCATTCGTGTGTTCGCATGTTGAGTGCATGTCCCACTGCTGACCCCGGGCACTTAGCTCGTAATAGGTTTGTATAATAGGTGCTCAAAGTGTTGAATGGATTTTGCCCATGGACGTGATGCCCAACACAATCCCTACCTCCCATTGCACTCTGGGAGGGGAGGCAAGAATTGCCAGCAGCTTGGCAGGTAGAAGGCCTCTTGGATAACTATGTGAATTATGCCCATTTCAAAGATTGGATGCCGAGTCCCCGAGGTAGAAGTCTCCCAGTCCAGCGGCCCATGGTCAGGATGACCTGAAGTCTTACCCTGTGGAGATCCAAGGTCCATTAAGGCGTGGGGGCAGGATCGCAGTGCTGGGTGCTCTATCTGGCAAGGGCTGCTGGCAGTGGGGTTCCCAGCGCAGGCGGCTGCCCCCGGCCTCCCCAGCCGCCGGTGCGGTGTGGGCTGCAAAGCAGACAGACCTGGGTAAGACCCCAGCATGCCCCAGAAACACCCACCCCATCTGCCCTCCCAACCCCACTGTGGACACAGAGAGCCAGGCAGGGCTGTCCCGAAACCTCCATCACAGCCCCGTCCCCAGAGTGCCCCAGTTCTGGAGACAGTGATGGGTTCCCCATATTGAGGATCCTAGAATCAGCCTCCCCGACGCATCTCCTCCTGGGTTCCCAGATGTGATCACCCTGGAATCCAAGCCTCCTAGATGGAGCCTGTCCCAGATTCTGGGGCTGGGAGGCCTCTGAGAATTGTACACGTGGAGCAGACTCTTAGAAGCCCAGACCTTCCACAGGTTCATCAGCCTTGGCCGGGTCCTGCCCGCTGGTGGCTGAAGGACCCACGCTCCTGGACAAAGGGCACTCTGGACTCAGGACCCAAGGTGCTGGGGACAGTGGGGCCCTAGCCCATCCCCAGAGTAGACCACTCCTCTCCACCAAGGAGCCCTGGGGGCTGCTTGGCCTCTCCCAGCACAGAGCAGGCCCCTCAAGGCCACTCGCTTCAGGTCTCACCTGTGCTAGGCACCTGCTATCTACTTGGTACTCAATGAGCGTGTGGCAAGTGAAAGAATGCATGGACGCTGCAGAGGCCCGGGCCGAGGTATGAGGCCAAACAATGCAGGCCCTGCCCTTCAGGGCTCCGGCCCTAAGCCCGGACACCAGGGGAGGAATTGGGCTCAGGACAGAAGGTGACTGGAAGATGGACATGGGAAGCAGGCGCTGCAGCACAAGCTCCAGGTCCTCTGGAGTGACCCCTAGATGAGCTTGGCTGGGCCTGGAGACAAGTGAAGCCCGGGCGTGGGGCTGTTCACGATCTCTTCTCGGGCTGCTCAGAGGCGAGAGTGCCAAGACCTTCAGCTGCTAAAGAGCAGCAGCTCTCCCAGAAACTGTCATCTCCACTCAGGGCTGATGGGCTTGAGACGGCCCAGATGACGGGATGCTGTGGGAAGCTCGGCAGTGAGCTATGTCCAAATACTCCAGCCACGGGCTGTGCTCAGGGGCGCCGGCCTGGCCCTGGAGGCCCAGCTCCTGCGGCGATGCTTCCAAGCATGGCTCTTCCCACCCAGTCTGGGGCTGGAGTGGGTCAGGAGGGGCTGAGTCTTAGGGCTCCAGTCCAGGGGATGTGGGGGCCTGGCTGTAACTTCAGGAGGCCTTGGGAGGGGTTGGGGGCTGAGTTGAGAAGTGAGCAGATGGCGTGTTCTGTCCCTTTCCTGGCCTCGCAGGCAGACCTTCCCAGCAGGGGTTCAGGAGAGCTGAGGGCCCCCCACTGCCCCCTCAGAGCTGCCTGACCCCAAACTCTCTGTGCCCCAGGGATATTTTAGGAAAACGAGGCAGAGTGGATTCCTCAGTTCCCTTGAGGTTGGGGGTTGTATCTGGAGACTTTTGGGGTCCCCAGTGATCAGCTGAGAAGGCAAGAGTGACGCTGATGATGACGAGGGGGATGACGGCACCCGTTAACTGGGTGTGGACCCCTTGCTCTTCTGTACATTATTCCCATCTGATCTTTGCAATAACCCTGGAGTCAGTGTTAGCGTTATCTTCCTCTCATGGGCAGAGAAACAGGCTCAGCTCAGAGATGGGCTCAGCCTCCACGGGGCACGTGCCACCCGGATGTGGCAAAGCCAGGATGTGAGCCCAGGTTGTTGGACTTCGGGGTGTGACGGCCTCACTGGTGCTTGTCTTACATCCCCAGAGAACACAAAAGGGGCTGACTTGGAGATGGGGTAAAACGCAGGGCAGTCAACAAACATTGGCCGACTGAATAAACGAAGTCATGAGTACAAGTGCTGATGTAGCCCTAGGTCCCTGTTGTAATCTTGGTTCATCCTGCAACCGATTTATTGGCTTTAATTAGCCAAataggagaaatgaaaacaaatagccACCCAGCCAGGGCCAAGGTGTCCCCAAACCGACTCATCAGCACTCAGGGCCACGCTGCCAAGTGAATGAAATGCCAGTGGGATCTTGAAAGAGAGAGGCTGTGGTTGTTTTGTCTCATCTTGCCACGTCTACTTTGCAGGAATTTGTGGCAGGACATTGTAGTGGGTAGGTAGGCACCAAAGTTGGGCCAGATCCCCATACAACTCGCCAGGAGTCCTGAGCTGACGGGTGCAGGTCAGCGTCAACACCTCGTGCATGTGGGGCTTCTGCAATCTGCTTCTTCAGAAGACACTGGGTTTCCTGGATTCAATTCTGCAGGTTAATTTGAACATCTTCAGTGTCAATGAAACCTGTCCAAAAGTGTTGATTTGGGGGAATGGATGAAAACAGAGTGAGGAAAAGGATCAAAAGGGGTCAGCAATATTTGCCTGGTAGGAAAATCAAGCTTGCGTTTCAGAGTAAAATAGTGAAGGGGCCCTGCAAATTATCTTGTCATTGTTTCCACAAAACTCGGGCTCTTGAGGAAATGTTTTTCTGTTCAAAAGGaaacaaggcttttttttttttttttctctgcaccCTCCCTGAAGTCACTGAGACTAGATGGCCCTTTTGTCACGAATCCTCAGATCCTGTGTTTCTGCCAAGTGCATTTTAGTTTATCTTGTTTTTCTGTGAGGAATCGGGATTTAATTATGTTGGGAGACCCTGAGATACAGCGAAGTGTTGCTGCATTCGGAACATGTACACACAAATGCGAAGAGCTCCTCAAGACGCACCTCTTGAGGAGCATCATGTCGCCTCTTGGTCATGCATGAAGTCTCACCTTCAAGgttgcaaaaacaaaattaaccaaTTATAAATGATTCCATGACATTTTCTCAACACAGCTCTTGGGGTAGATGTTGGATTTTCTTTGCTTCCCCCCccactccttctcttcctccaaaAAAGTCTTAACTAAAGAAATAACAGCTGAAAGCAGATGGTGCAGTGGGTTGGGTTAcacaactttttgcagggaagTGATAGACGGAGTTAAATGCATGGACCAAATTGACTTTTATCAACCATGGATTTTTAATTAACAGTGGTGTCCACTTACTGTCATTCATTATTTACTGTTTACCCACTAATTAAAAATTATGCTGCTTTTGCATTCATAAGAGCAGGGACATTTGAAATTAGATA
This window of the Pongo abelii isolate AG06213 chromosome 21, NHGRI_mPonAbe1-v2.0_pri, whole genome shotgun sequence genome carries:
- the APCDD1L gene encoding protein APCDD1-like, whose translation is MPAAMLPYACVLVFLGAHTAPAAGEAGGSRLRWEPHCQQPLPDRAPSTAILPPRLNGPWISTGCEVRPGPEFLTRAYTFYPTRLFRAHQFYYEDPFCGEPAYSLLVKGKVRLRRASWVTRGATEADYHLHKVGIVFHSRRALVDVTGRLNQTRAGRDCAQRLPPARAWLPGALYELRSASAQGDCLEALGLTMHELSLVRVQRRLQPQPRASPRLVEELYLGDIHTDPAERRHYRPTGYQRPLQSALHHVQPCPACGLIARSDVHHPPVLPPPLTLPLHLGGWWVSSGCEVRPAVLFLTRLFTFHGHSRSWEGYYHHFSDPACRQPTFTVYAAGRYTRGMPSARVRGSTELVFEVTRAHVTPMDQVTTAMLNFCEPSSCGGAGAWSMGTERDVTATNGCLPLGIRLPHVEYELFKMEQDPLGQSLLFIGQRPTDGSSPDTPEKRPTSYQAPLVLCHGEVPDFSRPPQHRPSLQKHPSTGGLHIAPFPLLPLVLGLAFLHWL